From the Paenibacillus sp. FSL H8-0548 genome, one window contains:
- a CDS encoding glycerophosphodiester phosphodiesterase family protein — MKNPCVAHRGWSSRAPENTMAAIRLAIADPEVEWIELDVHLSKDHVPVVIHDPTLRRTTNGKGDVKSLTAAELTSLDAGHWFSQKYQGEPVPTLEQVLSEAVGHCKLNIELKTNGIRYPYIEQKVLECIQAFKAEEEVIITCFHEGTLYRMRNLSKSIRTGLIIDGWRNTLPQELKELGSDFLSISYSKLNKERVALLKAAGIQVMAWTINEKRAMRKVASLDPDILICTNYPERWHELRLEALAQGSTS, encoded by the coding sequence ATGAAAAATCCGTGTGTAGCACATAGGGGCTGGTCCAGCCGTGCGCCGGAAAACACAATGGCTGCGATACGACTTGCGATCGCTGATCCTGAAGTGGAATGGATTGAGCTGGATGTGCATTTATCGAAGGATCACGTGCCTGTTGTCATACATGATCCAACGCTTCGAAGAACAACGAATGGAAAGGGCGATGTGAAGAGTCTGACGGCTGCTGAGCTGACTTCACTTGATGCAGGCCATTGGTTTTCGCAAAAGTATCAAGGTGAGCCCGTACCTACACTTGAACAAGTGCTTAGTGAGGCTGTTGGTCATTGCAAGCTTAATATTGAGCTGAAGACCAATGGTATCCGCTATCCTTATATCGAGCAGAAGGTGCTGGAATGCATTCAAGCGTTTAAAGCGGAGGAAGAAGTTATTATTACTTGTTTTCACGAAGGCACCTTGTACCGGATGAGAAATCTATCGAAGTCCATTCGTACAGGTCTAATTATTGATGGTTGGCGCAATACGCTTCCACAGGAGCTTAAGGAACTAGGCTCGGATTTCCTTTCCATCAGCTATTCCAAGCTCAATAAGGAGCGCGTAGCGCTTCTGAAAGCTGCAGGCATACAGGTGATGGCGTGGACGATAAATGAAAAGCGGGCTATGCGCAAAGTAGCTTCGCTTGATCCTGATATTCTAATTTGCACGAACTATCCTGAGCGCTGGCATGAGCTGCGGCTGGAAGCATTAGCACAAGGCAGCACTAGCTAG
- a CDS encoding CapA family protein: MQRSRSEAHSQEKLRRKKRLKRRIIVNFTLLGVIIILLGVWLAVSNSDKLSEWFDIFGDGSNGQEQAGKPSTDENTPGNVILPSEEPDNSNENGVNALPEDDAEVIDSEPAASDDDKISLSFVGDLLVAEYVSAITEREGYDYLYKEALLYLSEPDLTAGNLEFPITKRGTPVVGTPYVYKGSPDVLPSMYNAGFDVMSLANNHALDQGVEGMLDTMSYLDEAGISHMGAGSNDTEAFAPVIKEVRGIKVAYIGLSRVVPFPSWKADKYNAGLAESYDTTRANAAIAKAKEQADIVVVMVHWGKERVDKLEPYQTDFGKQYIDAGADLVIGSHPHVLQGFEMYKGKWIAYSLGNFIFTSYPKETAGETGVLDALCTKSGDCELTFHPMFTVNAQPTPLEGDAAKTLLDRLSSISFGVRLEADGRLVSD; this comes from the coding sequence ATGCAAAGATCTCGTTCCGAAGCCCATTCACAGGAAAAGCTTAGACGGAAAAAAAGGCTCAAACGACGTATTATCGTCAATTTCACGCTCCTTGGTGTCATTATAATATTGCTTGGCGTATGGCTTGCCGTATCGAATTCGGATAAGCTGTCCGAATGGTTTGACATTTTTGGCGATGGTTCGAATGGTCAGGAGCAAGCAGGCAAGCCGAGTACAGATGAGAATACGCCGGGCAATGTTATTTTGCCATCGGAGGAGCCTGATAATAGCAATGAGAACGGAGTAAACGCGCTGCCAGAGGACGATGCTGAAGTGATTGATTCTGAGCCTGCAGCTAGTGATGACGATAAAATTAGCTTATCCTTTGTTGGTGACTTGCTGGTTGCAGAATATGTGAGTGCGATCACTGAGCGTGAAGGCTATGATTATCTGTATAAAGAGGCATTGCTTTATTTGAGCGAGCCTGATCTGACTGCAGGCAATTTGGAATTTCCAATTACGAAGAGGGGAACTCCGGTTGTTGGAACTCCATACGTGTATAAGGGTTCGCCTGATGTTCTCCCTTCGATGTACAATGCTGGCTTCGATGTGATGAGCCTAGCGAATAATCATGCTCTGGATCAGGGTGTTGAGGGCATGCTGGATACGATGAGCTATTTGGACGAAGCAGGCATTTCGCATATGGGTGCGGGCAGCAATGATACGGAAGCTTTTGCTCCGGTTATTAAAGAGGTTCGCGGCATAAAGGTTGCGTATATTGGACTGAGCAGGGTTGTCCCGTTCCCGTCGTGGAAAGCTGACAAGTATAATGCAGGATTAGCAGAGAGCTATGATACGACGCGTGCTAATGCTGCGATTGCCAAAGCAAAGGAACAGGCGGATATCGTTGTTGTCATGGTTCATTGGGGTAAGGAACGGGTAGATAAACTGGAGCCTTACCAGACGGATTTTGGCAAACAATATATTGATGCCGGCGCAGATCTAGTCATCGGAAGCCATCCGCATGTGCTGCAAGGGTTTGAAATGTATAAAGGCAAATGGATTGCATACAGTTTAGGGAACTTTATTTTTACTTCATATCCGAAAGAAACAGCTGGCGAAACCGGTGTGCTTGATGCTTTATGTACAAAAAGCGGGGATTGTGAGCTGACGTTCCATCCGATGTTTACAGTGAATGCGCAGCCGACACCCCTCGAAGGGGATGCGGCAAAGACGCTGCTTGATCGATTGTCTTCGATTTCTTTTGGCGTAAGGCTGGAAGCGGATGGTCGTCTCGTTTCTGATTAA
- the hemG gene encoding protoporphyrinogen oxidase, whose translation MRRIGNPDRIVIIGGGISGLSSAFYLQREAERQGREIELTIVDGAPALGGKINTLQRDGFVIEKGPDSFLARKLAIIDLAVELGLENELTTTNPGAKKTYILHERKLHAMPPGLVLGVPTEIGPFVKTGLLSWGGKLRALLDLVLPARKEQSDESLGGFLERRVGNQVMRRIAEPLLAGIYAGDLKKLSLQATFPQFAASERKHGSLIRGMQYNRKAGAAPLPAVAKGGTFLTFKGGLTTLVNALDQALSKAERRLGTKVQEIKRNLDASGKPTAGYEVVLDSGETLQADRIVMTAPAYNAADLLEPLIDCQELRAVNYVSVANVVMAFDKATFGLDFDGSGFLVPRSEGLHITACTWTSSKWLHTSPSDRVLLRCYVGRSGQEESVKLPDAGLIKAVRRDIEETMGVKAEPLFTEITRLPRSMPQYPIGHLENMKKLRERVQQELPGVWITGAAFDGVGLPDCIRQGKEAAQAIFK comes from the coding sequence ATGCGGAGAATCGGAAACCCTGATCGAATTGTCATTATTGGCGGAGGGATCAGCGGGCTGAGCTCCGCTTTTTATTTGCAGCGGGAAGCGGAGCGACAGGGCAGGGAGATTGAATTGACCATCGTAGATGGCGCTCCTGCCTTGGGCGGGAAAATAAATACGCTGCAGCGTGACGGATTCGTCATTGAAAAAGGACCTGACTCTTTTTTGGCGCGAAAGTTGGCCATTATTGATTTGGCGGTGGAGCTTGGTTTGGAGAACGAGCTGACGACAACTAATCCAGGTGCGAAGAAAACATATATTTTGCATGAACGAAAGCTGCATGCTATGCCGCCAGGTCTAGTCCTTGGTGTTCCGACGGAGATCGGACCCTTCGTAAAGACAGGCTTGCTGTCATGGGGAGGCAAGCTGCGGGCTTTGCTGGATTTGGTGCTGCCTGCGCGCAAGGAACAATCCGATGAATCACTGGGTGGATTTTTAGAGCGGAGAGTGGGCAATCAAGTTATGCGAAGAATTGCCGAGCCGCTGCTTGCAGGCATTTATGCAGGAGATTTGAAGAAGCTTAGTCTGCAGGCAACCTTTCCACAGTTTGCAGCATCGGAGCGCAAGCATGGAAGCTTGATTCGCGGGATGCAGTATAACCGAAAAGCCGGCGCAGCGCCACTGCCAGCTGTGGCGAAGGGCGGCACTTTCCTTACTTTCAAAGGTGGCTTAACGACGCTCGTAAACGCGCTTGATCAAGCACTGAGCAAGGCAGAGCGGCGCCTTGGCACAAAGGTACAGGAAATAAAGCGAAATCTTGATGCCAGCGGTAAGCCGACAGCCGGTTATGAGGTTGTGCTTGATAGCGGTGAAACGCTGCAGGCGGATCGAATCGTCATGACAGCGCCTGCGTATAACGCAGCTGATCTGCTTGAGCCATTGATCGATTGCCAGGAGCTTCGTGCGGTTAACTATGTATCGGTAGCTAACGTGGTCATGGCATTCGACAAGGCAACGTTCGGACTGGATTTTGACGGATCGGGCTTTCTTGTGCCACGCTCGGAAGGGCTTCATATCACCGCATGCACATGGACATCAAGCAAATGGCTGCATACCAGTCCAAGTGATCGGGTGCTGCTGCGCTGCTATGTTGGACGCTCAGGTCAAGAGGAGAGCGTCAAATTGCCAGATGCGGGTCTCATCAAGGCTGTAAGAAGAGATATTGAAGAGACGATGGGAGTTAAGGCGGAGCCTTTGTTCACTGAAATCACGAGACTTCCGCGCTCCATGCCGCAATACCCCATCGGACATCTTGAGAATATGAAGAAGCTGCGCGAGCGTGTTCAGCAGGAGCTGCCTGGCGTATGGATTACAGGTGCAGCATTCGACGGCGTTGGACTGCCGGATTGCATAAGGCAAGGCAAGGAAGCGGCGCAGGCAATTTTCAAATAG
- the hemH gene encoding ferrochelatase: MSEHQNKQIGVLVMSYGTPESLDDVEAYYTHIRRGNAPTPELLAELKGRYEAIVGGVFPLRENTNGQVAGLQDKLEQLAPGQFVCYQGLKHAKPYIEDGVEQMAKAGITEAVGIVLAPHFSTMSVGSYIKRAEEKAKELGIAMTFVKQYHMHPKLLQALTERVVDGLGRLAAATDGEDRVKVLFSAHSLPEKIREVGDPYEQQLLETSAAVAKAAGVKDWQFTWQSAGRTRDPWLGPDILETLPVLAEEGVKAVLVAPVGFVSDHLEVLYDLDIEAKDASKPLDITLDRIAMLNRDPLYMETLAETVIEALASQGKE; encoded by the coding sequence ATGTCTGAGCATCAAAATAAGCAAATCGGTGTACTTGTTATGTCGTACGGCACGCCAGAATCGCTGGATGACGTTGAGGCTTATTATACTCATATTCGTCGTGGAAACGCGCCTACCCCGGAGCTGCTCGCTGAGCTAAAGGGTCGTTATGAAGCTATTGTGGGGGGCGTATTTCCGCTTCGGGAAAACACAAACGGACAAGTAGCTGGCTTGCAGGATAAGCTGGAGCAGCTGGCGCCAGGCCAATTCGTATGTTATCAGGGCTTGAAGCATGCGAAGCCCTATATTGAGGACGGCGTTGAACAAATGGCGAAGGCTGGCATTACGGAAGCGGTTGGCATCGTACTGGCTCCACACTTCTCGACGATGAGCGTAGGCAGCTACATTAAGCGTGCTGAGGAGAAGGCGAAGGAGCTAGGTATTGCGATGACTTTTGTGAAGCAGTATCACATGCATCCGAAGCTGCTTCAGGCACTTACCGAAAGAGTTGTGGATGGATTAGGACGATTGGCAGCTGCTACGGATGGCGAAGATCGTGTGAAGGTGCTGTTTAGCGCACATAGCTTACCAGAAAAAATTCGTGAGGTTGGCGATCCCTATGAGCAGCAGCTGCTAGAAACCTCAGCAGCAGTTGCGAAGGCAGCAGGCGTAAAGGATTGGCAGTTTACTTGGCAAAGCGCGGGGCGTACTAGAGATCCATGGCTTGGACCAGATATTTTGGAAACCTTGCCTGTGCTTGCAGAAGAGGGCGTTAAAGCAGTTCTAGTTGCACCGGTCGGCTTCGTATCGGATCATTTGGAAGTGCTTTATGATCTTGACATTGAAGCGAAGGACGCTTCCAAGCCGCTTGACATTACTTTAGATCGAATCGCGATGCTGAATCGCGACCCATTATATATGGAGACATTGGCAGAAACGGTCATCGAGGCCTTGGCCAGCCAAGGGAAGGAATGA
- the hemE gene encoding uroporphyrinogen decarboxylase, producing the protein MTYNDRFIRACRKEQVDQIPVWYMRQAGRYDPDYRKIKEKYSLLEICKQPELAAEVTLMPIRKLGVDAAILYSDIMNPVASIGIDFDIVANIGPVIANPIKSAADVERLKPIDVDGDLGHVIETIRILDRELEVPLISFAGAPFTIASYLIEGRPSKNYLRTKEMMYSEPAVWHELMRKLGDMVITYLRAHVAAGAKAVQLFDSWVGALSPADFRKFVLPTIERIFAELSDLPQPKIYFPGVSSGELLPELHQVKTDVIGLDWRVSIAEGRRRLDNGFAVQGNLDPTILTAPIQVIESYAKEIIDSGIEAPGFIFNLGHGLFPEASLEKLAELTAFVQSYSKKAIAARSNKEAKHV; encoded by the coding sequence ATGACGTATAACGACCGTTTCATACGGGCTTGCCGGAAGGAACAAGTAGATCAAATACCTGTATGGTACATGAGACAGGCGGGAAGGTACGATCCTGATTACCGCAAAATAAAAGAGAAATATTCTTTGCTTGAAATATGCAAGCAGCCAGAGCTTGCGGCTGAGGTTACGCTGATGCCGATTCGGAAGCTCGGTGTTGATGCGGCTATATTATATTCCGATATTATGAATCCAGTAGCCTCTATCGGAATTGATTTTGATATCGTTGCTAATATTGGACCGGTCATTGCGAACCCGATTAAATCAGCCGCTGACGTGGAGAGATTAAAGCCAATTGATGTTGATGGCGATCTCGGCCATGTTATTGAAACGATTCGAATCCTAGATCGTGAGCTTGAGGTTCCGCTCATTTCTTTCGCGGGCGCACCGTTCACGATTGCGAGCTATTTAATTGAAGGAAGACCTTCCAAAAACTATTTGCGCACGAAAGAAATGATGTACAGTGAGCCAGCGGTTTGGCATGAACTCATGCGCAAGCTGGGTGACATGGTTATTACTTATTTGCGTGCGCATGTTGCCGCAGGGGCCAAGGCTGTTCAATTGTTTGACAGCTGGGTAGGCGCACTGAGTCCCGCTGATTTCCGGAAATTCGTATTGCCTACCATTGAACGGATCTTCGCAGAGCTGTCGGATTTGCCGCAGCCGAAGATTTATTTTCCAGGCGTGAGTTCAGGTGAGCTATTGCCGGAATTGCATCAGGTGAAGACTGATGTTATCGGCCTTGACTGGCGTGTATCTATTGCGGAGGGCAGACGGAGACTGGATAACGGCTTTGCTGTTCAGGGCAATCTTGATCCAACCATTCTGACTGCGCCAATCCAAGTCATTGAGAGCTATGCTAAGGAAATTATTGATAGCGGAATAGAAGCGCCAGGCTTTATTTTCAACCTTGGACACGGCCTATTTCCAGAGGCGTCGCTTGAGAAGCTCGCTGAGCTGACTGCATTCGTGCAATCTTATTCCAAGAAAGCTATTGCAGCACGCAGCAATAAGGAGGCAAAGCATGTCTGA
- the pilM gene encoding pilus assembly protein PilM → MNQSILRKLSNGHQTLGIEITDSDVKICEIQQKGKQPIKLLNYSSRQLPAGVVDDGKVVDQEKLHDTIKMVLDSRRFSSRYVHFAIPSQMAMVRSLKLPDLAHADLKKLVSFEMKNNLSMAFDDPSYDFIKLPRNPNDIVKVPLEEENLSEVLVVAAPTSILQDYVDIFERLKLIPCSIEIKSFSLLRVLDTGHIDTDGINIIVNVNELNSEFTIIEDGHFKITRNVEVSFKSITKDADSEQNSWLESFSSPEQTFSNAAQDLIAELERLMNFYYYNLNKSEKSFSKIILSGDIAELGRLAGLMAEGLTPPVTLLDWQSLSVADNSTNWNAATYAVPLGLALRGKEA, encoded by the coding sequence ATGAATCAATCCATACTTAGAAAACTATCAAATGGGCATCAAACCCTGGGCATAGAAATTACGGACAGCGATGTGAAGATTTGCGAGATTCAGCAGAAGGGCAAGCAGCCTATAAAACTTCTTAATTATTCATCTAGACAGCTGCCAGCAGGAGTAGTGGATGACGGTAAGGTAGTTGATCAGGAAAAACTTCATGATACGATAAAAATGGTGCTGGATTCAAGAAGATTCAGCAGCCGATACGTGCATTTTGCTATCCCAAGTCAAATGGCCATGGTAAGAAGTCTTAAGCTGCCTGATCTTGCTCATGCTGATCTCAAAAAGCTTGTGAGCTTTGAAATGAAAAACAACTTAAGTATGGCGTTTGACGATCCTTCTTATGATTTCATAAAGCTTCCGAGGAATCCGAACGATATTGTTAAGGTTCCATTGGAAGAAGAAAATCTTAGTGAGGTGTTGGTGGTTGCTGCACCTACAAGTATTTTGCAAGATTATGTGGATATTTTCGAGAGATTGAAGTTAATTCCATGCAGCATCGAGATTAAGTCGTTCTCTCTATTGCGTGTACTTGATACGGGACATATCGATACAGATGGCATTAACATTATTGTCAATGTGAATGAGCTTAATAGTGAATTCACCATTATTGAGGATGGCCATTTCAAAATAACCCGCAATGTTGAGGTATCCTTCAAAAGCATCACTAAAGATGCTGATTCAGAGCAAAATAGTTGGCTGGAAAGCTTCTCTAGTCCAGAGCAGACCTTCTCGAACGCTGCACAGGACTTGATTGCTGAGTTGGAGCGATTAATGAATTTCTATTATTATAATTTGAATAAAAGTGAGAAGTCATTTAGCAAAATTATTCTCTCGGGGGATATAGCAGAACTAGGGCGTCTAGCTGGGTTGATGGCAGAAGGCTTAACCCCGCCCGTAACGCTGCTTGATTGGCAATCACTATCTGTAGCGGATAACTCCACAAACTGGAATGCTGCTACTTATGCGGTACCGCTTGGTTTGGCTTTGAGGGGGAAGGAAGCATGA
- a CDS encoding polymer-forming cytoskeletal protein, protein MFKYSRSDKGGTLMLVFGFIIMLSFIAVPLAMNTNVGLLQAKTGGNSEAAFAKAHSAMTVFGRLYEDMTEREGISSPNNTEAKIVSLLDQVNAIEALDAEATLVRNSSNEPIEIIFTAKYGNGNQTRSGKVKYKLDAIYVAPVVPPTSTPTPAPTSPPGPTPVPTAPVPNPGGKVLIKANVVGDPYFNKVFAACYVGATAGEALPAKHFNNGFEYTDFEKWFDPTTDYYLNKIDSTTSYAFQNVFPDERMTNVSSISNSTTANELVIEKSRNAINHAGDVRIYKQNGINDAEVIIDKENSKSIVASGNLEFSKEIRNIVVVNGNVQVGKKLTIANSSNSNMTFKGDIHVRGDMQIGTDSDVGEITIEGDLVVGGKLTLNKSIKKLTVNGDIVAGSLSVSSSINVNVNIIGSVVVNGNADFNTINGTSITIGGNFISIGTVQFLGTWNAKFTVMKTMAAAGTISFGTFNSGGSLEVLGDLISKSDILFTGDLNNGVSIGKSLVASGKVQFKVSNAKGTIAIAENLLTKSSLTFTGDLNASIKVGKTIMAIGDVSISTINGNGEMIIGEHFITKSNLSFTSSVNGKVVLENGMLIVYQNAIFGDKLNNVDWNKIKMKGFNVGLKTTFSAEYGNANHTKKYICIT, encoded by the coding sequence ATGTTTAAATATTCAAGGTCAGACAAAGGCGGAACACTTATGCTAGTTTTCGGTTTTATCATCATGCTCTCCTTCATCGCAGTACCGCTTGCCATGAACACAAATGTTGGATTACTTCAAGCAAAAACAGGAGGCAATTCAGAAGCTGCTTTTGCAAAGGCCCATTCTGCTATGACTGTGTTTGGTAGATTGTATGAAGATATGACCGAACGTGAGGGGATAAGCAGTCCCAACAACACTGAAGCCAAAATTGTATCATTGCTAGACCAGGTTAATGCAATTGAAGCATTAGATGCTGAAGCAACGCTTGTTCGCAACAGCAGCAATGAACCGATAGAAATCATTTTTACAGCAAAGTATGGCAATGGTAATCAGACTCGATCAGGAAAAGTGAAATATAAATTAGATGCTATATATGTGGCACCAGTTGTGCCTCCAACATCAACCCCCACACCTGCGCCGACCTCACCGCCTGGGCCAACACCAGTCCCCACTGCTCCGGTTCCAAATCCAGGGGGAAAGGTATTGATCAAAGCAAATGTAGTTGGTGATCCTTATTTTAATAAAGTATTCGCAGCTTGTTATGTAGGAGCGACGGCAGGCGAAGCTTTGCCAGCCAAGCATTTTAATAATGGATTTGAGTATACGGATTTTGAGAAGTGGTTCGATCCGACGACAGATTATTATTTAAATAAAATTGACTCTACAACAAGTTATGCTTTTCAAAATGTATTTCCGGATGAACGGATGACGAATGTTTCTAGTATTAGCAATTCTACAACGGCAAATGAGCTCGTTATTGAAAAGTCGAGGAACGCTATTAATCATGCAGGCGATGTGAGGATTTATAAACAAAATGGTATCAATGATGCTGAGGTTATTATAGACAAAGAAAATTCGAAATCAATTGTTGCATCGGGGAATTTAGAGTTTAGCAAGGAAATAAGAAATATCGTTGTCGTAAATGGTAATGTTCAAGTAGGGAAAAAACTTACAATTGCTAACTCCAGTAATTCGAATATGACATTTAAAGGCGACATACATGTTCGTGGAGACATGCAGATTGGTACAGACTCAGATGTTGGGGAAATTACAATTGAGGGCGATTTAGTCGTTGGAGGTAAGCTGACTTTAAACAAGTCTATTAAAAAACTGACTGTAAACGGTGATATTGTAGCAGGTAGTTTGAGTGTCAGTTCTAGCATTAATGTTAATGTAAATATTATAGGATCTGTAGTTGTAAATGGTAATGCGGATTTTAACACCATCAACGGCACTAGCATAACGATTGGCGGCAATTTCATTTCAATAGGTACAGTTCAATTTCTAGGAACATGGAACGCAAAGTTCACGGTTATGAAAACAATGGCAGCGGCAGGGACAATTTCTTTTGGTACGTTTAATAGCGGCGGTTCCCTCGAAGTACTAGGAGATTTGATCTCAAAGAGTGATATTCTCTTCACCGGTGATTTGAATAATGGAGTTAGTATCGGGAAATCACTTGTTGCTTCAGGAAAAGTACAGTTCAAGGTCTCTAATGCTAAAGGCACCATCGCGATTGCAGAGAATTTACTCACAAAGTCTTCATTAACATTCACTGGAGATCTGAATGCCAGCATAAAGGTTGGCAAAACAATTATGGCAATCGGTGATGTTTCAATAAGTACGATTAATGGCAATGGAGAAATGATTATAGGCGAGCATTTCATAACTAAATCTAATCTTTCATTTACTAGTTCGGTTAATGGCAAAGTAGTATTGGAAAACGGTATGCTTATTGTCTATCAAAATGCTATTTTCGGAGATAAATTAAACAACGTAGATTGGAACAAAATAAAAATGAAAGGTTTTAATGTCGGGTTGAAAACAACCTTTTCAGCCGAATATGGAAATGCTAATCATACTAAGAAGTATATTTGTATTACTTAA
- a CDS encoding prepilin-type N-terminal cleavage/methylation domain-containing protein, translated as MRNQKGLTLVEVLGSIVLLGIAILSLTYILQQATLHTKDNEKVDQSVQLTRTVIEELKKNLKDSSKTSITVYNQPISLDNLRSSSLASTTNIYYPNATAPQYEISIQVSSSGLGKVTVDGTVPTDLDNIFKRIDIICTNLNSSKTYKLESFIEYT; from the coding sequence ATGCGAAACCAAAAGGGATTAACGCTTGTTGAAGTATTGGGCTCTATCGTACTGCTTGGTATCGCCATACTTTCTCTCACCTACATCTTGCAACAAGCAACCCTGCATACAAAAGATAATGAGAAAGTCGACCAATCTGTTCAACTAACTAGAACAGTTATTGAAGAACTTAAGAAGAATCTAAAGGACTCATCGAAGACTAGCATTACGGTTTACAACCAGCCGATTTCTTTGGACAATCTTAGAAGCTCAAGCCTTGCCTCTACTACTAATATCTATTATCCGAATGCCACGGCTCCTCAGTACGAGATAAGCATTCAAGTAAGCTCATCAGGACTAGGTAAAGTAACTGTAGACGGTACTGTACCGACGGACCTTGACAATATCTTTAAGCGAATAGATATCATTTGCACAAATTTAAATTCTTCCAAAACATATAAGCTTGAATCCTTTATTGAATATACTTAA
- a CDS encoding prepilin-type N-terminal cleavage/methylation domain-containing protein → MFNSIRNQKGLSLVEVLAVLVLTSVVLGFLIYLLNYSNNSLNQVSAREATLQESRDIMNHIVSSARKGLIPSPANIENVNHMMLIDPFDVGGQFVSYTLDETTNTFQVEYKLKDDNGILPITSTKHIFSDRVASIQFTALDGKIDIILKTYLPNKSIHETSTVVYTTLR, encoded by the coding sequence ATGTTTAACTCCATCAGAAACCAAAAAGGATTATCACTCGTTGAAGTTCTTGCAGTCCTTGTACTAACCTCAGTGGTTCTAGGTTTTCTAATTTATTTGCTGAATTATTCAAATAATAGTCTTAATCAGGTATCTGCACGTGAAGCAACATTGCAAGAATCACGTGACATTATGAATCACATTGTTAGTTCCGCACGTAAGGGACTTATCCCTAGTCCCGCTAACATTGAGAACGTCAATCATATGATGTTAATTGATCCTTTTGATGTTGGTGGACAATTTGTAAGCTACACATTAGATGAAACTACGAACACTTTCCAAGTAGAATATAAATTAAAAGATGACAACGGCATTCTACCAATAACATCGACAAAGCATATTTTTTCTGATCGGGTTGCCAGCATCCAATTTACTGCACTCGACGGGAAAATAGACATTATATTAAAAACCTATCTTCCGAATAAGTCTATTCACGAAACTTCCACAGTCGTTTATACAACCCTGAGGTAG
- a CDS encoding A24 family peptidase: MSLTAIFAFAILGLLVSGVLSVIASRWDSSLVPAIPPTTEHIKKDNPLIYRVAIFFNASIKSLHRKSTKTSILWRYAIGEIITTVLFAHASFTLGWQPELIAVLFFICILVIIVQTDLTDMIIPNKVVAVGVIGAIVIRLFIHPLPLLNYGIAAFVGSGALLLIGVIGSWILKKETMGGGDIKLYVFIGLILGVKLTLLSLFLASLFGLIGGIVLLAIGAHSRGKTIPFGPYIAAGALAAYYWGNGLIEWYLSMLNF; this comes from the coding sequence ATGTCTTTAACTGCTATATTTGCGTTTGCGATTTTAGGACTGCTCGTAAGCGGTGTCCTCAGCGTTATTGCTTCCCGTTGGGATAGCAGTTTAGTGCCTGCAATTCCACCGACAACAGAACATATTAAAAAAGACAACCCGCTTATCTATAGAGTTGCCATCTTTTTTAATGCTTCTATTAAAAGTTTGCACAGAAAATCAACTAAGACTTCGATCCTTTGGCGCTACGCTATAGGGGAAATCATCACTACCGTTTTATTTGCTCATGCCTCGTTCACACTGGGTTGGCAGCCAGAGCTTATCGCTGTACTATTTTTCATCTGCATCCTCGTCATCATTGTTCAAACAGATCTTACCGATATGATTATTCCAAATAAAGTGGTGGCTGTTGGTGTAATCGGGGCAATCGTCATTCGATTATTCATTCATCCGCTTCCGTTATTGAATTATGGTATAGCTGCCTTTGTTGGCAGTGGAGCATTGCTGCTTATAGGCGTGATTGGAAGTTGGATATTGAAGAAGGAGACTATGGGTGGAGGGGATATTAAGCTATATGTATTTATTGGTTTAATATTAGGCGTAAAGCTGACCTTGCTAAGTCTGTTTCTCGCCAGTTTATTTGGTTTAATTGGAGGAATTGTGTTGTTAGCAATCGGGGCGCATTCTAGGGGCAAAACAATACCGTTCGGACCCTATATTGCCGCAGGTGCGTTAGCAGCTTATTACTGGGGGAACGGTTTGATTGAGTGGTATCTCTCCATGCTGAACTTTTAG
- a CDS encoding prepilin-type N-terminal cleavage/methylation domain-containing protein, which translates to MLMALKRNEKGLTLIELLAVLVIVGIIAAIAIPAIGGTIEKSKTKADTASELLITEAAVRYMIDSETATSSATTVSIDDLVSGGYLSAEPTFNKGGNTVSLSPTKTNGVWKVTISRTT; encoded by the coding sequence ATGTTGATGGCATTGAAACGGAATGAAAAGGGTCTTACACTTATTGAGTTGCTTGCGGTACTAGTAATTGTGGGGATTATCGCAGCTATTGCTATTCCTGCTATTGGTGGGACGATTGAAAAGTCGAAGACAAAAGCAGACACTGCAAGTGAACTGCTCATAACAGAAGCAGCTGTTCGTTATATGATTGATAGCGAGACTGCTACATCGTCTGCAACTACTGTAAGTATAGATGATCTGGTATCGGGTGGTTATTTGAGTGCAGAACCGACCTTTAATAAGGGTGGAAACACTGTGTCATTGAGTCCAACGAAGACTAATGGAGTATGGAAAGTAACTATATCAAGAACGACCTAA